The Vigna unguiculata cultivar IT97K-499-35 chromosome 1, ASM411807v1, whole genome shotgun sequence nucleotide sequence ATATAAAATGGTAGTAATTCatcttaaaataattgttatatttaaattccACTTCTTAGAAGTAGTGTTGTTCATCATTATGAAAATCAAGAGATTCTTTCTGAGGATTCAATTCTAGTTGTTTACATTCACTGCAAaaggtttaaagattaaatttttttcaagttaACACAGATGAAACTTCTATAGCAACttctttaattataagttttaatttatagttacaatggttgtattattttttaacaaatcaTAAACAATCCTATTTGATCAGTCAGTCATTGTTATAGGTAATAAAaccctatttttaatattttatgtaacaATATATCTAAAACTTGAAGGTGATCCATGCatattatttatgtatgtaCAATTAGACATCTAAGGATAATAACTCTAATCTAGTAATGCatttttttccaatttcaaAAGAGTGCATGATAAAATACAACTGAGTGATGAACTATTAACTATTTTGTAAACTgtgtatgaaaattttcaataaaatgattaaattgataaatttaatatttataaaaagattttGAAAGTGAATGTTATTGATTTGAGAGCTGCCAGCCTGCAATGATTGAGAAAAGGTCTGCAAgctacaagaaaaaaaaaagtgaggcTTGAATTAAGATTGACATTCTTTAACTTCTTCGACCTACTAAATTAGGATATTACTTTCAACACCCTATCAAATTTCTGTCTCACCCTATAAAAAAAGTTACGGACAGGGAAGAGTGGTTGCTTTCCGGAAAAGAATTTTCAAAAGTTCAGGAAAGTAAATTTCGAAAGTGAgagtttaggaaaaaaaatgataggTGTAGGAAGCAATACCTGATAGATGTAGGAAGCAATACCCACTAAATTATTGGGTTACCTCCACTCGTTTCAGAATGggcttttccaaaatttatgaCTTTTTCTTCCTGCATACACATAATTTGTACCTGAACtctcaattttgaaaataatcatCATATCTTTACAAAGGATATGATGATAAACCTTTTTGACACAATTTGGAACACTACTATTATTTGATTaatccataatcattttcacgAGGTCTCTCGGcccatattattatataaagattCCCATTAATTCTCCTAAAACTAGCACGACCTTTTTAAGCCTCTATTTCGGTATTATATCCTTGTTGTTTACATACAATGCTAATGTAATGCAACACAGGATAAACTAGCAAAACACTTAATGCTTCCTTCATATGCAAAGTTGTGCATGCTACGAATATTACAACAAGTACATAAGAGTTGTATAAATGTCAATATGATGCCCACCAAAACTTCATGTAATATTTACACGTTTAATTTTGATCCCCATGGGCGCAAAAAGACCGTAATCCTATTCTTCCAAACACTTGTATTAACAAGTACAGCGAGAAAATAGTCAAAACCTGTTGAATGATATATAAAGATCCTCTTTAACTCTTTGGCCTCCACATCTGCTGGCCTTTATTCACCGGTACATGCCCATTTGAAGATGCAATGTTGAAGTTGGTTCCTCTAGGCTTCTTAGTTCCTCTAGGGTTCTGTATATGCCCATTTGAAGATGAACTGCTCATACTTGCTCCTCTAGGCATCTGTATATGACCGTTTGAAGGTGGAATGTTGAAGCTTGTTCCTCTAGGCATTGGTATATGCCCATAAGAAGATGGAATGTTGAAGCTTGTTCCTCTAGGCATCTGTGTATACCCATTTGAAGATGGAATGCTAAAGTTTGTTCCTCTAGGCATCTGCATATGTCCATTTGAAGCTGAACTGTTGGAGCTTGTTCCTGGACTGCCATATTGAAAATGATGTTGTGACTGCGGTGGAGGGCGCATCACTCTCTGTACTTTTGGCTGAGTTGGGTGAAAGTAACTTCCGTTGTAATTTTGGATACCTGTGATAGATTTTACTACATGTGGTGGTGCTAACATGGTCAAAAgtgaatttaaattatgattgtTCGAAGAAAGAAAGGAGTATGATTTTGAAAAGGCCTCGCTTATCTTCTTCAGTTGTCCTGCACTGACAGATCTTGCAGTATTTTGCGGCTGCTCAAAGGGATCCTCAACCTAATCAATCAAAATTCGGATACAAATATCAGAACAGAGCAAAAGAAAATATGCACAGTAGAATCTAGCATTTGCCACCACAGCATTGTCATGGGAATAAACAAACACAGGCTATCCCCAAAATGAAACCATAATGTCTCCAAAAAGTAGAAATGAACATATGCAGAGAATTACAAATATAGAGTAAGTCTTGGGTAACCAAATCGTGTTGTTCTCTATCTGCTCCCATTGTCCAGTGTACGGGCAAATTCCCAAATTCGAGGCCCATGAATCCATCTGAGCATACTGCACGAACATACAACATGGTGTAATAATTGTTTAGTGTAAATAATGCTAGAGGGCAGTGCTATAGATTCAGAAAATTCACTGCCAGAGAACCTCAACAACAGATGCTACAAAATCTCATGTTATCATTAAAAATACATCATATGCATCGCTACAACATTCTCGCTGGTATTATTCGGGGAGAAGAGGGTAcaattttaaaagagaaattgcACTTGGACAACAACAAATTACATAACTAAGTGAgagaattatgaaatataataaatgtctgaaagaaataaacaaaaaacgTTGTGTAAAATGTTGCATCACAGCTTAAAAGTGTATGATCTGCACACAAAAATACCAGATACTCAACACAGCATAAAACATGTTATACCAAtgcaaaaaagtaaaaaatcaaCTAAAGAAATATTTACCTTTCGTAAGAATTCAACAAAAAGATCAGGCACGGATTTTTTGTTAATTGACCTTGCCTTGTTTGATATGTGCTCGTTTATACTAGCATTACATGTTTCTGCAATATGATTCTCGGCATCAGCTCTAACCCCTGAATAAATTACAACAAGGTAAAGATTACACAACTCTTTTATACAAGTTAACTGAAAATTCTAATTCCAGTGTATAATATACAAGTAAATTGACAAATCTAGACCCATGAAGCATTTTCAACACTCCAAACtcataaattcaaacaaaaaagcAAAAGGTTGCTGTCTGGGAATCATGTTGAACGAGTGTTTTGTACTTATTATAGgttgagaaaaaaatagttactaaacaATCTGTACAGAACTATTTCAAAAATGTTCAGTTATTGATCTACACATGTAAATCATTTGAAAAACCTGGTTCTCAACTGAATTGTTTTATTCAGTTTTAGTTTTAAACCGGTTCTGAACCAAACGGGTTTTAGAACCAGTTTTAAAAACTGaactagttttcttttctaatgGATAATCACTAACTGCAGAAAAGATAACATGACTGCGAAGGCCTAAAGTTGAATGCTCTCGCTTCTGGATAACTATACAAGGTTCAATGTTTAtctgaaaattaaaaacttacaCAGCAGAAAATGTTAGTTGTCCCCATAAAAGTTATATCCAATCTGCTAACCCACAAGGAGGCCCGTTTTTATAATCCACGCTAGTTGAAAACCAAGCAGCACCAGCTCGTAGGAGCACCtcaaattgacatttttatttagtatacaACATTGTAGTCAAAGTTAAGTCCTGATTTAATTAAGGACAACCAGCTACACTTAGTCATTTAGCTAGcttatatatttagttaaatttagttCCATGATTGAATGAGATCATATTTATTGCAcatgaataaagtttttttttttaaattcacacaaaaaaatcaatataacaCCTTCTGTAACAGCTTTGCAAATTTAAGGATAATAAATGACGAAAAGATAAACATGAGTCTAAAGTCAACACTCCTAGACAACTTAAAATTAGcccaataaaaacaaaaaggcTATATCCATGTGACAATAAGCACAACCTATACAGCTTAAAAATACTTGGCCAGTAAATAGAACTGTGAGCATAGATGGGTGATTCTTCCGTAGATGGGAAAATTTAGCATAAAAATGGGTAAATACTTTGTGGGGATAAGCAAAATATACAATgtctgagaaaaaaaaaagctttgtTTTCAGTAGTATTAATCCTGTTTAAATAAACAGTTGGGATAAAATTGGACTGGTTTCAAAAAAACAGttcagttaatttttttataagaggTTTTGTTTTAAACCAATTCAGTTTCAAAATGCTTCAGTTCCAACCGGTTACTTTAAGCACCCCTAACTTATACCTCAAGCTGTATAGACAAAGTAGCACAGCCATGAGGGAGAGCAAAAGGAAAGGATAACCAAAGAGAGTGAATAATATAGCTTTCTATGAATAGGTTTAGCTTCTACATAGCTCACCTCAATATCTCAATTTCTAGAATAGTGACATTTCATTTCATGCtcaaacaaaagataaaatgtaCCTTTAAGATCATCAGCCATGTTGCCAGGGTATATATATTTGAGTGGTGGTAAGATTGCAGGAACACATGTCTGAAAAAGAAGGCAAATATTAGGTCCATCAGATCTACAATTGTATGTAACCTTACTTTCACTGCTTTTCCTCCTTCCAAATGTGTATAAGAAATTAGGGAAAAAATTATCATTTCCAATAGAAATCTTTGCTAACAGTGAATAAAGTGAAAATAGGGTGGCCCGTCTGTAAGTATTATGAAAGCAGGAAACAGAAACGTGAAACATTTTCTCAAACCAAATAAGCCCAGGCTAATGTCAAATGTTCAAACTGAAATGAGCACCATGTAAATTTTTGGGTTAATTACTTATTTTGGTCccattatttatttcttttgttcaatttggtaccactaataataataaaaggttcAATGAAGtcctcaaaatttcaaaaaatgaaaaatataaccCTTTCAAGGTTCAATCAGTTCCTTACCTTTTAAAAACTCAACAATGTGACTCTTTCATTGGTTGAAATGGATGTCgttagttttatatattgtcaCTAAGCATTGCTTATACAAATTGATAGTGCATAAATTAAAATGGTTAACATTTGTTTGTTTACGATTTTACTGATAATTGGATGGAAAGTGGTTACATTATTGcgattttaaaaattgacagtTTATTAGAACTTTTATTAAAGTGAGACCCAAcggaataaaataaataatggaaaaaaaaggGGGAAGTCTAATATTTTCCACAAGATAATAATTAGCAGCATCCCCTCATCCCACCTCCaaataaaagaaggaaaaaataaCACCACAAAAGaattatgaaaaagaagaaatacctGAAAATGAAATATGACAAGTAGACTTAGGGAATAGGAGTTGAAAGTTCCAGTTTTAGAGTTATTGATTTTGTGTGCTTTGGCCCATTCCTTGACCTACGCAAACCAGAAAGAATGAAACAAACACAAGCACATCCAAGCACAACAACCTTTCTCTAGACTCAAGAATGTACCAGTAAAACCATATCATGAAAGCGGCCATCTATCTTGTTCATCCAAAGCAAAATCTTGGATTTCATTTGGCCTGGCAAGTTATTAATTGAAATGTCACAAGATATACCCTGACGGttgcttttaaattttaaaatgggaACTCGTGCATTGGGGATGAACTGCAAGTGGCTCCCTACACCTGTAAATTTATGTTATTACAGAATGCACAAATTAAACATACtcacaaatttcttaaaatttgaaagtaaaagGAAAGCTATCACGAGTTTAATAAGCACTACTAATTGAACTGCTAACACTAATTGAACTCCTGATTGATTGGTTCAACAAGTAAATACACGGTTTTACAGCATATGTGAAATTATCATGCTATCTGGCATGACtcaatcttaaatttaaaatggatAATATAGAACAACTCAACCATATAAGAGCATTCACCCAGTTTTTCTCCAGTCACTGAAGCATAACTTTGTATGGATTTAAAGCAAGTCAACAGAAAAGGCATAGCCATCATACCAATCCAGTAAAATTTTTGAACAGAAATCACCTCCTCGTATCATAATCTTTAACAGGAGTCATGTAAATACATTACCCTACCCATTTCAATTGTATTTCTAAAGTTTCTTGTAAATAACAATTCCAGGTGGCATCATGATATTTGTACCCTGTACAAGCCACTAATGAGTGCTCcctaaaataaacaaataatatatttacagtAACCTAGTTGTTAGATATCTTAGTATTAGTAAATTTAGGAGAGTACACACATGAATACTCATATGATGAATATACAGTGGTTTGTATCCATCACAGCAATTTCTGGCATCTCATTGCTTATTGCATCTCACTtaaatgggaaaaaaaaaaactaagctATGCATTCTATTGTTCTAACTATGTGAAGATAAAGAGACAAAAATTGACAAATTGACCGAGAAATAAAtctgttatatataaaaaatatacacacATTTTTATACTAACTTATAAGTGACAAGCTTCAAAGCATAAGAACTTTACCTTTCATTCTCAAAGCTTTTAAAACTTCCcccaataaattttgtttttgttttttcccaGCAGATGAAATATGCAAACCATTTGATAGCTCAATTGAAATATCCAAGTCACCCCATCGGGTGAAGAGATTAGATACAAATGACCCAAATGGCTCAACAGTTGCTCCTGTTCCAAAAGTGAAGTACAACTTTAAATACTTGGATTTCAAAAACggaatgaattaaaaaaattatatctataaGGTATAGAAGTCTAAGTCATCTGATGACATGACTTCGTATAGAGCAGAAAATATCATAGTATGTCCTTTGACCTCATCCGTGATACTCAAGGTGAACAACAGAAATTAAATGATGCAAAAGTTATgcataaagaataattaaattcatcttattttattgGAGAAACATTCGTGCTCGTTGAAAGCTTGCCCCACAAATTGGCATCTTTTACTTTTCCCCTCTTTGAAGAGGAGGTAAAAACCAATTTAGCACAATCATGTAACTCTAATACTGATAGAACTGTAAGATAGATTGAAACGTGACTAAATACAGTACTATATCATAAAAGTAACAACAAACATGGATGATGTGTTTGAAGAGCAAGGCAAATCATTAAGAGCagaaaatttgtttctttttaccattaataaatgaaaagatTAATGACTCAATccatttaaatttgaaaaacttttcTCTATAAGATCTGGTGCTAAAAGGTTTGGCACACTAATCAAGAAAGATCTGGAATTAAATATTGGTTAAGGGCATTTAAGAAAAAACGAAACTTGTGGATGCGGTAcattatatatacattatatatacaacacgaaaaaatagagatttcaaaaaTTTGGGAGTCCCGTGACATTCCCTACAACATACTGGTGTAGATCTACCCAGTTTCTGGTATGTAGCAGAGATATACAGAACATATTCTTCAATCACAAGtgtaaaacaaaaacagaataCATGTATAGGAAGAATTACTGCTAACCAAAACAACTAGAACAATGAAATCAGCCCCTTCCTGGAGCTTCATCCACCATATACAAAAATCATGCCTTTAGATGGTCTACAACATGCAACATTACAATAAGTGATATCCACTTCAAGCTGGCAAACATGTTCACGtgtataaattgtaatttagtGAAGAAAAATCCTTATTAACACTAGTGATAAAAGGGGGAGGGGATTGAGAGCAGAAACAAAACTTCTAGAAAGTTCACCTCTCAAGCTTTCCACAGATTCAACAATGCTTCTTAAATCGTTAATAATTGAAAATCGTATCTGCCAATCTTCTTGTAATGGTGTGACCACCTGAAGTATATCATTTAAAGCAGTATCCAACATACTATGCGTACTCATTCTTGCCCCTCAAAAGATCAGAGTAGCAGTCGACAATGAGACAGTCTGCAATAATGGTTTGCAACACCAAATGGAAAAATATGAAGGCAAGAGGATCACAATCTACAAGCATTTCAAAAGCCTTGGAAAAGTATCCCAGACCAGATatagttgttaaaaaattgaattatgtgATCTATCTAACACTTAGTTATTATACATAGACACGAGTCCTATAACAAGTATATATGTAAAGTGAAAACTTAAGAAGTCTAGATACAATAGAGATATGGggttatgtaaaatttaaaaacaaaaaggtcAAGATGCGACAAAGCTAAGATGCATTAACAAGAACCAACTTTGCACAACTTGAAAACTAACAGAGTAGTAAGAACCAATAGCAAATTGGTGAACACTGACCCAGGAAATGAAAGAAGAGCTAGAACCACCAGCGACTCTAGCAAATGCAGGTGGCTGCTCAGTGCAGATTGTTCACAAATTCGGAGGCGGGGCAGTGGATTGGGGTGTCTATGTGGATTATTAGAGTGTAAAGgagaatttaaaagataatttttgcAGTGACCACCGATAAATTTTGCAGCATGATTTGAATGCATCTATTTGAGTTTGTGTTTATTTGAAATGGATCTCTGTTGTggcatttaaaataaaaaaacatatatgtatCAAGAGAAGATATGAGATGATACCAATACCAAATACATGTTGGACAACAATAGTGTAGAATTTATAGAGTATCATAAAATGCAAACATGGTAAAATACCAAGCCATCAACTTAAACAGGCTGATTATTAGACagataagaaattaaataaattttctttaattgatAAAGGCTGATTACTAGACggaagtaaatattttttc carries:
- the LOC114194444 gene encoding protein HESO1, whose product is MSTHSMLDTALNDILQVVTPLQEDWQIRFSIINDLRSIVESVESLRGATVEPFGSFVSNLFTRWGDLDISIELSNGLHISSAGKKQKQNLLGEVLKALRMKGVGSHLQFIPNARVPILKFKSNRQGISCDISINNLPGQMKSKILLWMNKIDGRFHDMVLLVKEWAKAHKINNSKTGTFNSYSLSLLVIFHFQTCVPAILPPLKYIYPGNMADDLKGVRADAENHIAETCNASINEHISNKARSINKKSVPDLFVEFLRKYAQMDSWASNLGICPYTGQWEQIENNTIWLPKTYSIFVEDPFEQPQNTARSVSAGQLKKISEAFSKSYSFLSSNNHNLNSLLTMLAPPHVVKSITGIQNYNGSYFHPTQPKVQRVMRPPPQSQHHFQYGSPGTSSNSSASNGHMQMPRGTNFSIPSSNGYTQMPRGTSFNIPSSYGHIPMPRGTSFNIPPSNGHIQMPRGASMSSSSSNGHIQNPRGTKKPRGTNFNIASSNGHVPVNKGQQMWRPKS